In the genome of Bacillota bacterium, the window AACGGTAGAAATGGCCATCTGGGGAACTACCCTGGCGGTAATAATAGCGATTCCCCTGGGGGTATTGGCAGCTCAGAATGTGTCTCCTCACCCCATTCTATACGCGCTTTCCAGGCTGATCCTGAATGCCCTGCGGGCCATCTCGGAGATGGTTTTTGCCTTGATTTTTGTAGCTGCTGTTGGTCTGGGCCCCTTCCCGGGGGTGCTGGCCGTAGCCATTCATTCCGCCGGACAGTTGGGCAAGTTTTATGCCGAGGCCATTGAAAATATTGACCGTGGTCCGGTGGAGGCACTGGATGCCACCGGTGCCCATAAGATCCAAACATTGGTCTTTGCGGTAGTACCCCAGATTGTGCCTGAATTTATTACCTATACCTTGTACCGCTGGGAGGTCAATGTGCGGGCGGCGACTGTGCTTGGCCTGGTCGGGGCTGGTGGTATCGGTTTTGAGTTGTTAACCAGTATGCGTTTGTTCCAGTATCAGGATACTTCTGCCATACTGCTGGTCATTCTGCTCACCGTGAGTATAGTGGATTTTCTTTCCAGCCGCATACGCAGCGCCATCATTTAAGGAGTGAGGATAGATGAACGAAGAACACCTCCGGACAATTTTGCACAGGGTGAATAACGGTATCCTCAGTCAACTGGCCCGCAGCGTGCTGGCTGCCTCTCCGGAAGTCAGGGTAATTAAGCCGCCTCAGGTGGGCCTGGTGATGATGCAGGCCCGGGAAACGGTGGAAAACGAGCCCTTCAACCTGGGGGAAGTTTTGGTTACGGAATGTACTGTGGCGCTCGGGGAAGCTACTGGCTGGGGTTGTTGTCTTGGTGACGATCCGGAGCGGGCCTATCACCTGGCCGTGCTTGACCTGGCATTACACCTGGGTGTGGGGCCGGTTGACGGAATAAGGGCGGCCCTGTTGGCTGAGGAGGAACGTATACTTCGAGAAGATGGGGCCGAATTTGCCAATATTGCCCGTTCACGGGTCCAATTTGAAGTCCTGGGGTGATGAAGGAGATGTGGGATATTTCCTGGTTTGACCCGGTTTACAGCAGTCAAAGGGTGTTTCGTCAATTACTGGATTGCATGGCCAGGCCGGGAAAAATAGCCGAACTCAGGGGGGGTGAGGGAGAATCCGGGGACTTTCTCTACGTTGTTGCCCTGGCACTAACGCTAATGGATGAGGAGACTACATTTGCTACACTGGGGCCGGGCTGGGAGGAATTTGTTTCGTTTTGCAAGTTTTACACCGGAAGCAGGCCAGCAGCTCCTGAGCAGGCAGATTTCGTGTTTATCGACGGAGATCGGCCGGGGCCGGAATTGATACAAGTTCGCCGCGGCAACCTGTTGTTTCCTGACCAGGGGGCGACTGTCATCTGCCGTGTAAATGCCATTTATCCCGGTGCTTTTCAGTCAGCCGGAGAAGGAATTGTGCTGCGCCTGCGGGGGCCCGGAGTGCCGGGTGAACGAGAGCTCACCGTGGCCGGGCTGGCCAGAGAGAACCTGGCTTGCCTGGAGAAACTTAACTCTGAATTCCCCCTCGGGGTAGACACCATCCTGGTGAGTGTTCAGGGTCAACTGGCCTGTATTCCCCGGTCGTCAGGTATGACGTGGTGCTGAAGTTTTACAAGCAGAAGGGGTGGTAAGACCATGGGATATGTGCCTATCAAGGGAGGGAAGGCCGCAATAGAAGCAGCTGAAGAGTTAGT includes:
- the phnE gene encoding phosphonate ABC transporter, permease protein PhnE, coding for MPRLIEGASIKSAVPRRERFFTWQRVLVVALVVVVYWRSAVDCELSPVTLIQGTPHLVDIVSRMLPPNFSIMGSLIRPTLETVEMAIWGTTLAVIIAIPLGVLAAQNVSPHPILYALSRLILNALRAISEMVFALIFVAAVGLGPFPGVLAVAIHSAGQLGKFYAEAIENIDRGPVEALDATGAHKIQTLVFAVVPQIVPEFITYTLYRWEVNVRAATVLGLVGAGGIGFELLTSMRLFQYQDTSAILLVILLTVSIVDFLSSRIRSAII
- the phnG gene encoding phosphonate C-P lyase system protein PhnG, which translates into the protein MNEEHLRTILHRVNNGILSQLARSVLAASPEVRVIKPPQVGLVMMQARETVENEPFNLGEVLVTECTVALGEATGWGCCLGDDPERAYHLAVLDLALHLGVGPVDGIRAALLAEEERILREDGAEFANIARSRVQFEVLG
- the phnH gene encoding phosphonate C-P lyase system protein PhnH, whose product is MKEMWDISWFDPVYSSQRVFRQLLDCMARPGKIAELRGGEGESGDFLYVVALALTLMDEETTFATLGPGWEEFVSFCKFYTGSRPAAPEQADFVFIDGDRPGPELIQVRRGNLLFPDQGATVICRVNAIYPGAFQSAGEGIVLRLRGPGVPGERELTVAGLARENLACLEKLNSEFPLGVDTILVSVQGQLACIPRSSGMTWC